Proteins co-encoded in one Bacteroidales bacterium genomic window:
- the rpsQ gene encoding 30S ribosomal protein S17 has translation MERNLRKERIGLVVSNKMEKSITVVIERKEKHPIYGKFLKRTKKFIAHDENNDCNIGDTVKITETRPLSKNKRWRLVEILERAK, from the coding sequence ATGGAAAGAAATCTGAGAAAAGAAAGAATAGGTCTTGTTGTGAGTAACAAAATGGAGAAGTCTATTACTGTTGTTATTGAACGTAAAGAGAAGCACCCTATTTATGGTAAATTCTTAAAAAGAACTAAAAAGTTCATTGCACACGACGAGAACAACGATTGTAATATTGGCGACACTGTTAAAATTACAGAAACACGCCCTTTGAGCAAGAATAAGCGTTGGAGATTAGTAGAAATTTTAGAAAGAGCTAAATAA
- the rpmC gene encoding 50S ribosomal protein L29: MKNSEIRELSTKDIHERLEDARLQLTKAKLNHAVSPLENANVLKEMRATVARLLTELTSRGIAEQSK; the protein is encoded by the coding sequence ATGAAAAATTCGGAGATAAGAGAATTATCAACAAAAGATATTCATGAAAGATTGGAAGACGCAAGACTTCAACTTACAAAAGCGAAACTAAATCATGCTGTTTCGCCACTTGAAAATGCAAATGTTTTGAAAGAAATGAGAGCTACTGTTGCTCGGCTTTTAACAGAACTTACCAGCAGAGGAATTGCTGAACAATCAAAATAA
- the rplP gene encoding 50S ribosomal protein L16 — protein sequence MLQPKKTKFRKQQKGKMKGNSERGNQLAFGSFGIKALEETWLTGRQIEAARQAITRKMKREGQLWIRVFPDKPLTKKPAEVRMGKGKGAPELFVARITPGRIIFESEGVNLETAKEAMRLGSQKLPITTKFIVRRDYVEA from the coding sequence ATGTTACAACCCAAAAAAACAAAGTTTAGAAAGCAGCAAAAAGGAAAAATGAAGGGGAATTCCGAAAGAGGAAATCAACTTGCATTTGGATCTTTTGGTATAAAAGCATTAGAAGAAACTTGGTTAACAGGGAGACAAATTGAAGCTGCTCGTCAGGCTATTACACGTAAAATGAAGCGTGAAGGTCAGTTGTGGATTCGCGTTTTCCCCGATAAACCTCTTACTAAAAAACCTGCAGAAGTACGTATGGGTAAAGGAAAAGGTGCTCCGGAATTATTCGTAGCACGTATTACTCCTGGACGAATCATATTTGAATCCGAGGGCGTGAATTTAGAAACGGCTAAAGAAGCAATGCGTTTAGGTTCGCAAAAGCTTCCAATCACCACGAAATTTATTGTTAGACGGGATTACGTAGAAGCTTAA
- the rpsC gene encoding 30S ribosomal protein S3, with protein sequence MGQKTNPIGLRLGIIKGWESNWYGGKSFEAKLVEDNKIRKYLSVRLSKASVSKIAIERTLKLVTVNIHTARPGIIIGKGGQEVDKLKEELKKLTNKEVQINISEIRRPELDATLVARNVANQIEGRISFRRAIKTSIASTMRVGAEGIKILISGRVGGAEMARSEMYKEGRIPLHTLRADIDYSLAEAHTTYGRIGIKVWICKGEIYGKPELVPTTVKSDSKGGKHPQHRRRK encoded by the coding sequence ATGGGACAAAAAACAAATCCTATCGGATTAAGATTAGGAATCATCAAAGGATGGGAATCTAATTGGTATGGTGGAAAAAGTTTCGAAGCCAAACTTGTTGAAGATAACAAAATCAGAAAATATTTATCTGTACGTTTATCTAAAGCAAGTGTATCGAAAATTGCTATTGAACGTACTCTTAAATTAGTTACTGTAAATATTCATACTGCTCGTCCGGGTATTATTATTGGTAAAGGCGGACAAGAAGTAGATAAGTTAAAAGAAGAGTTAAAGAAACTTACTAATAAGGAAGTACAAATAAATATCTCTGAAATTAGACGTCCGGAACTTGATGCTACTTTGGTTGCACGTAATGTTGCCAACCAAATTGAAGGACGTATTTCATTCCGTAGAGCTATTAAAACATCTATCGCTTCCACTATGCGTGTTGGAGCAGAAGGAATTAAAATTCTGATTTCCGGTCGCGTTGGTGGTGCTGAAATGGCTCGTTCTGAAATGTATAAGGAAGGAAGAATCCCTTTGCATACACTACGTGCCGACATTGATTATTCATTGGCTGAAGCACATACCACTTATGGTAGAATAGGTATTAAAGTTTGGATTTGTAAAGGAGAAATCTATGGCAAACCAGAATTAGTACCTACTACAGTAAAGAGCGATAGTAAAGGTGGAAAACACCCTCAACATAGAAGAAGAAAATAA
- the rplV gene encoding 50S ribosomal protein L22 — MGARKHNTAQKAKEAKKTLAYAKLNNCPTSPRKMRLVADLVRGEGVEKALYILKHSPKEASNRLYKLLLSAVANWQAKNEGKRMEDANLYIKEVFVDSGRMLKRIQPAPQGRAHRIRKRSNHVTLTVDSRVIVEDTNLSK; from the coding sequence ATGGGAGCTAGAAAACATAATACCGCACAAAAGGCAAAAGAGGCTAAAAAGACTCTTGCTTATGCGAAATTAAATAACTGCCCTACATCTCCCCGAAAAATGAGATTAGTAGCAGATTTAGTAAGAGGCGAAGGCGTTGAAAAAGCACTGTATATCTTAAAGCACTCACCAAAAGAGGCTTCAAACAGACTATACAAACTTCTTTTATCAGCTGTAGCTAACTGGCAAGCTAAAAACGAAGGCAAACGTATGGAAGATGCAAATCTTTACATTAAGGAAGTTTTTGTTGATAGCGGAAGAATGTTAAAAAGAATTCAACCGGCACCACAAGGTCGTGCTCACCGAATTCGTAAGCGTTCTAACCATGTTACACTTACGGTAGATAGCCGAGTAATTGTTGAAGATACTAATTTAAGTAAATAA
- the rpsS gene encoding 30S ribosomal protein S19 — MSRSLKKGPFIHYKLEKRVLANAEATKKTVLKTWSRASMISPDFVGQTIAVHNGNKFIPVYITENMVGHKLGEFAPTRIFRGHAGSRNKGKK; from the coding sequence ATGAGTCGTTCATTAAAAAAAGGACCTTTTATACATTACAAGCTTGAGAAAAGAGTGTTAGCAAACGCAGAAGCAACTAAAAAGACTGTTCTTAAAACTTGGTCTAGAGCTTCAATGATTTCTCCGGATTTTGTTGGTCAAACCATAGCTGTCCATAATGGGAACAAGTTTATTCCTGTTTATATTACAGAAAATATGGTAGGTCACAAATTAGGCGAATTTGCACCAACACGTATCTTTAGAGGACATGCGGGTAGTAGAAATAAAGGTAAAAAATAA
- the rplB gene encoding 50S ribosomal protein L2, translating into MALKKFKPTTPSQRFKVISAFDTITTSKPEKSLLAPKKKSGGRNSEGKMTMRYLGGGHKQKYRIIDFKRDKDGVPATVKTIEYDPNRSARIALVAYADGEKRYIVAPHGLEVGTKIVSGKGISPDVGNALYLSEIPFGTIIHNIELRPGQGAKMARSAGSYAQLMTRDGKFAIIKLPSGETRMILQTCKATIGMVSNTEHNLERSGKAGRSRWLGRRPRVRPVVMNPVDHPMGGGEGRATGGHPRSRKGLPAKGFRTRDKKKDSNRYVIERRKK; encoded by the coding sequence CCAACGACCCCCAGTCAGCGCTTTAAAGTAATTAGCGCTTTTGACACAATTACTACCTCTAAACCCGAAAAGAGCTTATTAGCGCCTAAAAAGAAATCAGGTGGTAGAAATAGTGAAGGGAAGATGACTATGCGCTATTTAGGCGGTGGTCATAAGCAAAAATATAGAATAATCGACTTTAAAAGGGATAAAGATGGTGTTCCTGCTACGGTTAAAACTATAGAGTACGATCCAAATCGTTCAGCTCGTATAGCACTTGTTGCTTATGCTGATGGTGAAAAACGATATATTGTTGCTCCACATGGTTTAGAAGTAGGTACCAAAATCGTATCTGGTAAAGGTATTAGTCCTGATGTAGGAAATGCGCTTTATCTAAGTGAAATTCCATTTGGTACGATCATTCATAATATTGAGTTGCGTCCGGGACAAGGAGCTAAAATGGCTCGTAGTGCTGGATCTTATGCACAATTAATGACTCGTGATGGTAAATTTGCTATCATTAAGTTACCTTCCGGCGAAACACGTATGATTCTTCAAACGTGTAAAGCTACTATAGGAATGGTGTCTAATACCGAGCATAACCTAGAACGTTCTGGTAAAGCTGGTAGAAGTCGTTGGTTAGGTCGTCGCCCACGGGTACGTCCTGTAGTAATGAACCCTGTCGATCATCCAATGGGTGGTGGTGAAGGTAGAGCAACCGGTGGTCATCCAAGATCACGTAAGGGGCTTCCTGCTAAAGGGTTTAGAACTCGCGATAAGAAAAAAGACAGCAACAGATATGTTATCGAAAGAAGAAAGAAATAA